GGGCCTGGGGCGGCTCGCGCTCACCGAGATTTTGCCCGCCTTTGGCAAAAGCAAGCATGCCCGGCCCGTGGCGCTGGTGAGCGGCGACGCCGATAAGATGAGCAAAGTGGCGCAGCAATACGGTATTAAGGCAAGCAGCTGCTACTCGTACCAGACCTACGACAATCTCAAAAACAATCCTGAAGTCGAGGTTATCTACATTGTGCTGCCCAATGCGCTGCACCACGAATACACGCTACGCGGCGCCAGGGCCGGCAAGCATATTCTTTGTGAAAAGCCAATGGCGACGTCGGTCAAAGAGTGCGAGGAGATGATTGCGGCCTGCCAGAAAGCCGGCAAAAAGCTCATGATTGCCTATCGTATCCAGTACGAGCCGCTCAACCGCATGGCGCAGAAGGCGGTGCGCGAAAAAACCTACGGTACTACCAAGCTCATCCAGATGATGAACTGCCAGAATGAGGCCCACGACCAGCAGTGGCGCCACAAAAAGGCGCTGGCCGGCGGCGGCTCGCTGCCCGACGTGGGTCTGTACTGCCTCAACACCACGCGCTTTCTGCTGGGCGAAGAGCCCACCGAAGTTTCGGCCCAGATTTATAGCACGCCCGGCGACGACCGATTCAAGGAAATCGAAGAGAATGTGAGCTTTACCCTGCGCTTTCCCAGCGGTGTTATCTCGCAGTGCATAAGCGGCTACGGCACATTTAATGCGAAAAGCTATGCCGTGCACGCCGAAACGGGCACCATTAAAATGGACCCGGCTTTCTCTTATAATGGCCTGGCCCAGGAGCGCGAGCATGCCCCCGGCGGCAAGCAAACCACCGAAAAGCCCAGCAATCCCGGCAAAGACCAGTTTGCCCTCGAAATGGACCACATGGCCGAGTGCGTGCGCCAGAATAAAACGCCTTACACCCCCGGCGAAGAAGGCCTGCAAGACCAGCGCATTATGGAAGCTATCTATCAGTCGGCCAAAGAAAACCGGCCCGTAAAGCTGACCATTGGCGTGGGTAAAACGGATGCCTTCCGCGGCACGCCGCCTAGCGAAGAAGCCAGCTAGCAGCGGCCCATACCAAGCGAAAGCCAGGTCTGAAGCCGTACAGGATTAACCCGGCTTCCAGGCGCCAGAGATAGTAAATAATTGATAATAGTTATTTGCTATCCCTGGCGTCTGTATTTGTATTAAGGCGATAGCCAAGCGTGGCGCTTACGCTCCACATCGCCCCGGCGTACTGAAGTAAATGAGTATTGCCGCGTACCTGCCAGCCCAGCGTGTCCTCATAATAACCTGTTCCTGCAGCCTGACCGGTCAGCGTCAGGGTAAGTCGTTGCTGACGGACACCAGCCTCCAGATAGCAGAGAAAACCGTCGTTGCCGTTTAAAAAAGAATCGCTTGCGGTGCCATATTTCAGCGAAGACTTATAGCTGAGTGTAAAGCTGTGGCCCGCGCCGATACCCCCAAAAAACTGGCGCTTTCGCTGGCTTAGTGCCGAGAAAAAGCGCAGTCCTACGCGTAGCTGAGCTTGTGTACCCAGCCACTCGTAGCTTCCCGCTGAGGTAGTAGGGCTGGCCGCAAATTCCTGCTGACTCCCAAATCGGTTGAGCGTTGCCTCGCTGTGCAGCGCCAGTACGCGCCCGGCATGTAGCGCATCGACATACAGACCACCCACTGGGTGTAGGCGGTGGTCAAGGTTAAGACCATTCAGACTCGAAGCTATACTAGTGATGTCATAGTTACTCAGGGCAAAACTATTGAATTGTATTCCGCCCAATACGCCAACGTTCCAGGCCATCTTGGTTCCAGGTTTGGTGAGCGAATACGGAGTGCTGCCCAGGCTATGACTGGCCGAGCACTGCTGGTTGTAGGCCTGTACCACCCTCACCAGACCTTCAGCCGTAAAGGGGGCGTGCTCAGCTGCTTGTACAGCGGCGGCGCAATCGCCGAAGTACAGTTGAAGCTGACCCACATAATTATTGCCATTCATAACGCTGACGCCGTTTTTACCCAGGTAGAGGCGTTCGGTCAGCTCCAGGTAGCTGGCGGTTTCCCGCCGCACGAAATAATGGGTGGCGCCCATTCGCTCCACGCGCAATAGCGAAGCCGGCCCTTCTACCAATACCTCGGCAAAAAGCGGGGTGTATTTCTGGGAAATGCGCATGCCCCGTGTGAGCTGATTGGTGCGCGTTTCGGCATACACATCAAACAGAAAGATATCGTAGAGAAATTGCCGGCCGCTGGCCAGGCAGAGCTTTTGTAGCTGCTCTGGCTTGTAGCCGACGATAGCGCCCGTTGTAGTTGGCCGGAAATGCACCTCCTTCGGGCTGATTTCCCAGAATCGATTCTCAATTTCGCCCCGTAGAGTATCGCCGTTGCTTACTATTAAATAACCGGGCTCGAAGGACTGCGCCCGCGCTGAGCCAGCCAGTAACAGGCAGCTAATCAGGAGTATTGTTTGACGTATCAAGTAGGTATATAGGTAAAATCAGAGCGCTAGCTCTGAGGGAGATAGCCAGGTGAAAATGCGTCACTACCGGCGGCCGTTGCTGCAAATTGTCCGGCTTCTTTGGGCAGCCAAGTTAGCTACCAAACTAGTATATAGTTGATTCCTGCGTAAGCTGTGGCCAAGCAGCCAACGTTCCGGTCGGCCAGCGGTTATAAGGCGATAGGGCGTGCTACCGACTTTGTATTACCCATTAACCAGCCGCTCTTGTCAGAAGCCAATGCGCACCGTCGTTAAAAAGCACCGGGCCGTAAACGCCCCCATCGCCGACCTGGTCACTTACCGGGCAATGCCCACGCAATCAGTCGAGTATATCGACCCGTTCCTGTTTTTGAATCACCACGGCCCGCAGGTTTACCAGCCCCGAAACAACGGCCTGCCCTTTGGCCCGCACCCGCACCGGGGCTTCGAAACAGTTACGTTTATTCTGGAAGGCGATATTCTGCATAAAGATAGCAGCGGCCACGAGAGCGTGATTGAGGCCGGCGGCATTCAGTGGATGACGGCCGGCTCGGGCCTGATTCACGCCGAAGTTTCGTCCAACCAGTTCAAGCAAACGGGCGGGTCGCTGGAAATTTTGCAACTTTGGGTAAACCTGCCGGCCAGGTACAAGATGACCGAGCCACGCTACATCGGCTTGCAGCAGAATGAGATACCAGTTGCCACGCCGGCGGCCGGCGTAACGCTGCACGTTGTGTCGGGTAGCTGGGGCGGCACGGCCGGGTCCGTGCACCCGCTGGCTGACATAGCCCTGGCCTGGGCCGATTTTAGCGCCGGAGCGGTTATTACGCTGCCTATTGCGGCCAGCCGCAGCATCTTTTTTTACGTGGTGCGCGGCAGCGTGCGCGTTAATGGCACCGAAGCCTTTGCCCGCGAGCTGGTCGAGTTCAGCTACGATGGCGAGGAGCTGGCTATTGAAGCCCTGACCGACAGCGTGTTGCTGCTAGGCCATGCCCAGCCGTTTGGCGAGCCCGTAGTTTCAGCGGGGCCATTTGTGATGAACACGGAGAGCGAAATCCGGCAGGCCTATGCCGATTATCAGCAAGGAAAGTTTGGTAGCTGGAAAGGGTAAAGTATTTGCACCCGACCAGCTTCATTTGCTGAATTGGAATTTCTGCCTACCTTGCTGCCCAATTCGACCAGTATCATGTTCGCTGCCCGCTATTATTTTGGTTACTTCTATTTTACGCCGCCCGCGTAGAACGAGTCGCCATGTAGCTAAACCAGTGAAAGTTAGCAGCGCCACTCGTTCCGCGAGTGGCGCTTTTTTTATGTTTTTTCCGCCCGGCCCATTTCAAGGTCAGCCAGCAGCTTATCATTCATTACGTCTCACTCATAGCTAAAATGCGCGTTGCTATTCAGGGGTTTAGGGGGAGTTTTCACGAAGTGGCGGCCCGCCAGTATTTCGGCAGTACGCCGGCGCTAAATGCCTGCGCCACCTTCGGCGAGCTGGTGGCCCAGGTGGCTGACGGCCGCGCCGATGCCGGCCTCATGGCCATAGAAAACTCACTGGCAGGCAGTATTTTACCTAATTATCTGCTGCTGGAGCGGTCCGACCTAATTATAACGGGCGAGGTGTACCTGCCTATTCAGCAGCACCTGCTGGCGCTGCCCGGCACTGCGCTACCCGAGGTGCGGGCCGTGCATTCGCACCCGATGGCCTTGCGGCAGTGCGGCGATTACCTGAGCCGGTTTCCGCAGTGGCAGCTTGTCGAAACCGAAGATACCGGCCTCAGCGCCCGGCTGCTGGCCGAGCGCCGCCCGCCCGGCGTGGCCGTGGTGGCCGGGGCGCAGGCTGCCGAAGCTTTTGGTTTACACATCCTGGCCCGGTCCATCAACGACGACCCGAATAACTATACCCGTTTCTTGGTAGTAGAGCGCGCCGCCGCGGCTCAACCGGTGGCCCGGCCCGACAAGGCGTCGTTGTATTTCTATACCTCACATGCGCCGGGCCAGTTGGCGCGGGTACTCACGCTGGTAGCCAGCCATAGCCTGAATCTGAGCAAGCTGCAGTCGTGCCCGCGCCCCAGCCAGCCCTGGCACTACGGGTTTCACGCCGACGTGGAATTCGAAGCTCCGGCCCAGCTGGCAGCACTGCTGGCTGAGCTGCCGGCCGTGACGGAGGAGCTGCGGGTGCTGGGTGCCTACCAGCGCGGCAGCATGGTGTTTGGAGAGGAGCTCGCAAATGAGCGCCAGGCAGACCGAAAGGAAGCATCTCGCTTGCAGCTCTAACGCTCTGGTCTGCATGACTTTCTTTTTTAGTATATAAATCCGATGACTATCACCACCGCCAGCCGCCTGGCCCACACCGGCGAATACTACTTCTCGCGCAAGCTGCGCGAGCTGGCTGCCCTCAACGCCGCCGGGGCCAATATTATCAGCCTGGGCATCGGCAGCCCCGATTTGCCCCCGCACCCGAGCGTGGTGGCGGCCTTGGCGGCCACCGCCAGCCAGCCTACGTCCCACGGCTACCAGAGCTACCAGGGCACGCCGGCCCTGCGCCAGGCAATGGCGGGCTTTTACCAGACACATTATGGTGTGGCGCTCGACCCCGCTACCGAAGTACTGCCGTTGCTGGGCTCAAAAGAAGGCCTAATGCACATCGGCATGACCTTTCTGGAAGCCAGCGATACGGTGCTCATTCCCAACCCCGGCTATCCAACCTACCGGGCCGTGGCCGAAATATGCGGGGCCGAGGTGCGGGAATACGACCTGACGGCCGCCACCGGCTGGCTGCCCGATTTGGAAGAGCTGGCCCAAAGCGACTTGAGCCGGGTGAAGATGATGCTGGTGAACTACCCCCACATGCCTACCGGTACGCCGGCCAGCCCGGCGTTTCTGGCCCGGCTGGTGGCGTTTGCCAAAATGCACAATATGATGCTGGTGCATGATAACCCGTACGGCTTTGTGCTGAATGAGACGCCGCCCATGAGCCTGCTGGCCGTGCCTGGCGCCCGCGAAGTAGCGCTAGAACTGAATTCTTTGAGCAAGTCGCACAACCTGGCTGGCTGGCGCGTGGGCATGCTGGTGGGCCGCGCCGACTGGCTAACGCAGGTGCTGCGCTTCAAAAGCAATATGGATTCGGGGATGTTTCTGGGGATTCAGCAGGCGGCCGTGGCCGCGCTGGCGCTCGGTGATGATTGGTTTGCGGAGCTGAACGCCACGTACCGGGGCCGCCGCGAGCTGGTGCGCGAGCTGCTGGCGGCGCTGGGCTGCGAAGCCGCACCGGGCCAGACGGGCCTGTTCGTCTGGGCCGCCGTGCCGCCGCACTATACCGATGGCTACGCCCTGAGCGACGCCGTGCTGGCCGAAGCGCGGGTGTTTCTGACGCCCGGCGGCATCTTCGGCAGCAATGGCAACGGCTACGTACGGGCCAGCCTCTGCCAACCCGACAGCGTGCTGCGCGAGGCGCTCGAACGAGTTAAAAATCACTAGAAGAATGACAGCTATCACTATCATCGGCTTAGGACTTATCGGCGGCTCGCTGGCCCTCAGCCTGCGGCAGCATGGCCTGGCCGACCGGCTCATTGGGGTAGAGGCAAATCCGGCCTCGGCGCGTCGGGCGCTGGAGCTGGGCCTGGTTGACGAAATCGACTCCGGCCTGGCGGCGGCCGTGGTGGCCGCCAGCCTCGTCATCGTGGCCGTGCCCATGGATGCCATGCTCACGGTGTTGCCCCAGGTGCTCGACATTATTTTTGATAATCAGGTAGTTATTGATGTTGGCTCAACGAAAGGCAGCCTGCTGGCGGCCGTGGCGAGCCACCCGCGCCGGGGCCGCTTTGTGGCTGTGCACCCGATGGCCGGTACCGAGTATTCGGGCCCCGATGCGGCTGTGCGCGGCTTATTCGAGGGTAAAACCCTGGTGGTCTGCGATGCCGAGGCCAGTGACCCCGATGCCGTGCAAGTGGTTGAAACACTATTTCGGGCGCTGCCCATGCGGGTGCTGCACCTCGGCGCGGCCGACCACGACCTGCACACGGCCTATGTGTCGCACATCTCGCACCTGACGTCTTTTGCGCTGGCCCTCACGGTGTTGGAGAAGGAGCGGCGCGGCGAGCAGCGCATCTTCGACCTGGCGGGTGGCGGCTTTGCCTCCACGGTGCGCCTGGCCAAGAGCGCGCCGGCTACCTGGGTGCCCATCTTCCGCCAAAACCGCGAAAACGTGCTCGACGTGCTCGATGAGCACCTTTTGCAATTGAATAAGCTGCGCGAGCTGCTGGCTGGGGAAGACTACCCCGGCCTTACCAGGCAGCTGGAGCACGCCAACGAAATAAAAAAAATAATTCCGTGAAAATGTAGCGTGGACTCTGCGAGTCCGCGACGAGCGCAGCGAGTATCGTCGCCTGCCTGCTACTTAACGCCATTCAATTATCATTCACCGGTGCGGCCGACGATACTCGCTGCGCTCGTCGCGGACTCGCAGAGTCCACGCTACATTTTCTTCCTTTATGTTCAACGACCTGTTCAACCGCAAGCCCGAGGATAAGCCCTTCCTCATCTCCGGCCCGTGCTCGGCCGAAACCGAAGCCCAGGTACTCGAAACCTGCCAGCGCCTGGCCGCCACCGGCAAGGTGCAGGCCTTGCGCGCCGGCATCTGGAAGCCCCGCACCAAGCCCGGCGGCTTCGAAGGCGTAGGCGCCAAAGGCCTGCCCTGGCTTAAGAAAGCCAGCGAGCTAACCGGCCTGCCGGTAGCCGTGGAAGTAGCCACGGCCAAGCACGTCGAAGACTGTCTGGCCTTCGGTGTCGACCTGGTGTGGGTGGGCGCACGCACCACCGGCAACCCGTTTTCGGTGCAGGAAATTGCCAATGCCCTGCGCGGCGTGGATATTCCGGTGCTGGTCAAAAACCCCATTCACCCCGAGCTGGAGCTGTGGATTGGAGCCATCGAGCGTCTGCAAAAGGCTGGCTTGAAACAGGTTGGAATGATTCATCGGGGCTTTTCGAGCTACGGCAACACCGACTTCCGCAACGCGCCCATGTGGCACCTGCCCATCGAGATGAAGCGCCGGCTGCCCGAGCTACCCATTCTCAACGACCCCAGCCACATCTGCGGGCGGCGCGATACGCTGTTTGCCGTGGCCCAGCAGGCGCTCGATTTGGACTTCGACGGGACGATGATTGAGAGCCATATCGACCCCGACAACGCCTGGAGCGATGCCAAGCAGCAAATCACGCCTGAAGTGCTGGGTCAGCTCATTCACGACTTGGTGTGGCGCCACGAAACCACTGACAAGCAAGAGTTTCTGAGCGCACTCGCCGGCTTGCGCGAGCAAATCAATAACCTCGATGCGGAGGTTATTCAGCTGCTGGGCCGGCGCATGGCCGTGGCTGAAAAAATCGGGCAGTACAAAAAGGAAAACGACATCACCATCCTGCAAACCGGCCGTCTGAATGAGATTCTGGAGCGCAGCAAGCGCCAGGGCGCGCAAGTGGGCCTGACGGCCGAGTTTGTGGAGCGCTACATGGAAGCCGTTCACCTCGAGTCGGTTATGCGCCAGGAGAAGGTAATGAACGGGTAAGCTGACATTCGTAGCGTATTTTTCAGCCATGAAACTAACTATCCGCTTTATTACCCTGGCTTTTGGCCTGTTACTCGCTGCCAGTGCCCAGGCGCAGCACCTGCCCAAGGCGCAGCACGAGCTGCTGGCTACGCCTGCTACGGTGGCCTGGGGCTACTACGACGCGGCGGCCCAGCCGGTGCTGCGCATTAAGTCGGGCGAAACGGTGCAGGTGCACACCCTGCTCACGTCGAGCCCCACGCGCCTCGAAGGCGCGGGCGTGGCCCCGGCGCAGGTCGAGCAATCGCTGCGCGATATATATGATAAAGTAACTAATAAGGGGCCGGGCGGGCACATCCTCACCGGGCCGATTTTTGTAGAAGGAGCCGAGCCCGGCGATGTGCTTGAGGTACGCATCAAAGCCATAGAATTAGCTATTCCTTATGCGTACAATGGGTTCGGGCCGAAAAGCGGCTTTATTCCGGAAGACTTCGGCTACGCCAAAATGAAGATTATTCCGCTCGATAAGAAGCGGATGGTAGCCGATTTTGCGCCGGGGATTGAAGTGCCGCTGCACCCGTTTTTTGGCAGTATGGGCGTGGCGCCGCCGCCGGCCGCGGGGCGCGTGAATAGTGCGCCGCCCGGGATGTTTGGCGGCAATCTCGATAACAAAGACCTAGTTGCCGGTACCACGCTTTACCTGCCGGTGAGCGCGCCGGGAGCCTTATTTTTCGTGGGCGACGGCCATGCCGGCCAGGGCAACGGCGAGGTCGATATTACGGCGCTGGAAACCTCACTGGTTGGCAACCTGGAGTTTATTGTGCACAAAGACATGCACCTGGCCATGCCCCGTGCCGAAACGCCGACCCAGTACATCAGCATGGGCCTCAACGAAGACCTGACGCTGGCGGCCAAGCAGGCAGTGCGCGAAATGATTGATTTCCTGATGAAAACCAAGGGCCTGACGAAAGATGACGCCTACATGCTGTGCAGCGTGGCCGGCGACCTCAACGTGACGCAGGTGGTCGACGGCACGCGCGGCGCGCATATGCTGCTGTCGAAAAGCATTTTCGACAAGAAGAAGTAGAGTGGAAGTAGCGTGGACTCTGCGAGTCCGCGCGTGAGAACGTTGTTCAACGAAGCAACCCGCGGAGTCACAGAGTCCACGCTACTTCCACCCTATTTGCCTGCCAGGAACTTCCCGATATTCTCGTTCAAAAACTTAGCGTCGGCCGGGTTGCTGGCTGCGCCGGCCGTGTGGCCCCACAACGACGGAATGGGCAGCAGCTGCACGCCCGGAATAAACGCCGCTTCGTAGCGCGCATCGCCCACCGGAAAGTACAAGTCGGTTTCGGAAGGCATGTAGAGGAGCGGCACTTTGATACTACGCAGCGCCTTTTCTACATCTCCGCCGAAGCCGGGCGTGGTGCCTACGTTGTGGTATTCCCAGGTGCGCATCTGGGCGATGAGGTCGTTGGCATCGGCCCCTGGAATAAAGTGGGTCCGGAAATTATTGAGTACCTGCTCGAAGGTGGTGCCGGGCTTCTCATCAGTGCGCCACAACTCCCGGCGCCACCACTCCTGCGAAAAGAGCCAGCCCGTCCAGACGGTGGCAAACGCCTCCAGGCCCTTGGTGGGCGGGGCGGTATAGTCGCCATTTTTAAACGCCTCATCGGCGGTGAGGGCCGCAATCTGGCCCTCCAGGCGCACCACGCCGTGCGGGTAGTTCTTGGCCGTACCCGAAGTCGCTACGATGCGGTCGGCAAAAGTCGGGTAGCTCACCGCCCACTGAAACGCCTGCTCGGCACCCATCGAAAAGCCGATAAGGGCGCGCAGGTGCGTTATCTTCAGTTCTTTGGTAAGCAGCTCATGCACTGCCTGCACGTTGTCGCGAATAGTCATCACCGGGAAGCGCGGCCCGTGAAAAGGCTCGGGCGTATTGCTGGGCGAGGAAGAGTGCCCGTTGCCAAACAGCTCGGTCGTGACCAGGAACAGCTTCGTGGTATCCAGGCATTTGCCGGGACCAATCAGCCACTCGTAGCCGCGGTGCCCGGCCATGTAGTGCGAGGGCAGCAGCACGGCATTGTCGCGCTTGGCATTGAGGTGGCCGTAGGTGCCGTAGCCGACCAGGGCTTTGGGTAGCACCGTGCCGCTCTCGGTTTTAAAATTAGCGAGCGTAAAAAAATGGTGCGGCACGCGGTCGGCCGCCGGCTTGGTTTGGGCTGCGGCGGAGAGACTGGCTACGGCGAGGAAGAGAAGTAGGAGATGGCGCATAGGGAGAGAAGGTAAAAATTTAAAGCAAGAACGTCATGCTGCCCGCAGCATGACGTTCTTTAATCTTAGTAGTAGGTTAGCTTACTTCAGCG
The sequence above is drawn from the Hymenobacter baengnokdamensis genome and encodes:
- a CDS encoding chorismate mutase encodes the protein MFNDLFNRKPEDKPFLISGPCSAETEAQVLETCQRLAATGKVQALRAGIWKPRTKPGGFEGVGAKGLPWLKKASELTGLPVAVEVATAKHVEDCLAFGVDLVWVGARTTGNPFSVQEIANALRGVDIPVLVKNPIHPELELWIGAIERLQKAGLKQVGMIHRGFSSYGNTDFRNAPMWHLPIEMKRRLPELPILNDPSHICGRRDTLFAVAQQALDLDFDGTMIESHIDPDNAWSDAKQQITPEVLGQLIHDLVWRHETTDKQEFLSALAGLREQINNLDAEVIQLLGRRMAVAEKIGQYKKENDITILQTGRLNEILERSKRQGAQVGLTAEFVERYMEAVHLESVMRQEKVMNG
- a CDS encoding acetamidase/formamidase family protein, yielding MKLTIRFITLAFGLLLAASAQAQHLPKAQHELLATPATVAWGYYDAAAQPVLRIKSGETVQVHTLLTSSPTRLEGAGVAPAQVEQSLRDIYDKVTNKGPGGHILTGPIFVEGAEPGDVLEVRIKAIELAIPYAYNGFGPKSGFIPEDFGYAKMKIIPLDKKRMVADFAPGIEVPLHPFFGSMGVAPPPAAGRVNSAPPGMFGGNLDNKDLVAGTTLYLPVSAPGALFFVGDGHAGQGNGEVDITALETSLVGNLEFIVHKDMHLAMPRAETPTQYISMGLNEDLTLAAKQAVREMIDFLMKTKGLTKDDAYMLCSVAGDLNVTQVVDGTRGAHMLLSKSIFDKKK
- a CDS encoding Gfo/Idh/MocA family protein; this encodes MFQENSTAAALDQMAAQTQAATSCDTSRRQFINHAGRGLLAVGVATALPLASAEAGDLGGLGLPAATGPLDVKLPSLSAPTDPKSEDPFNPDAPDRRVGFAIVGLGRLALTEILPAFGKSKHARPVALVSGDADKMSKVAQQYGIKASSCYSYQTYDNLKNNPEVEVIYIVLPNALHHEYTLRGARAGKHILCEKPMATSVKECEEMIAACQKAGKKLMIAYRIQYEPLNRMAQKAVREKTYGTTKLIQMMNCQNEAHDQQWRHKKALAGGGSLPDVGLYCLNTTRFLLGEEPTEVSAQIYSTPGDDRFKEIEENVSFTLRFPSGVISQCISGYGTFNAKSYAVHAETGTIKMDPAFSYNGLAQEREHAPGGKQTTEKPSNPGKDQFALEMDHMAECVRQNKTPYTPGEEGLQDQRIMEAIYQSAKENRPVKLTIGVGKTDAFRGTPPSEEAS
- a CDS encoding pirin family protein, with the translated sequence MRTVVKKHRAVNAPIADLVTYRAMPTQSVEYIDPFLFLNHHGPQVYQPRNNGLPFGPHPHRGFETVTFILEGDILHKDSSGHESVIEAGGIQWMTAGSGLIHAEVSSNQFKQTGGSLEILQLWVNLPARYKMTEPRYIGLQQNEIPVATPAAGVTLHVVSGSWGGTAGSVHPLADIALAWADFSAGAVITLPIAASRSIFFYVVRGSVRVNGTEAFARELVEFSYDGEELAIEALTDSVLLLGHAQPFGEPVVSAGPFVMNTESEIRQAYADYQQGKFGSWKG
- a CDS encoding pyridoxal phosphate-dependent aminotransferase, with translation MTITTASRLAHTGEYYFSRKLRELAALNAAGANIISLGIGSPDLPPHPSVVAALAATASQPTSHGYQSYQGTPALRQAMAGFYQTHYGVALDPATEVLPLLGSKEGLMHIGMTFLEASDTVLIPNPGYPTYRAVAEICGAEVREYDLTAATGWLPDLEELAQSDLSRVKMMLVNYPHMPTGTPASPAFLARLVAFAKMHNMMLVHDNPYGFVLNETPPMSLLAVPGAREVALELNSLSKSHNLAGWRVGMLVGRADWLTQVLRFKSNMDSGMFLGIQQAAVAALALGDDWFAELNATYRGRRELVRELLAALGCEAAPGQTGLFVWAAVPPHYTDGYALSDAVLAEARVFLTPGGIFGSNGNGYVRASLCQPDSVLREALERVKNH
- a CDS encoding prephenate dehydratase — its product is MRVAIQGFRGSFHEVAARQYFGSTPALNACATFGELVAQVADGRADAGLMAIENSLAGSILPNYLLLERSDLIITGEVYLPIQQHLLALPGTALPEVRAVHSHPMALRQCGDYLSRFPQWQLVETEDTGLSARLLAERRPPGVAVVAGAQAAEAFGLHILARSINDDPNNYTRFLVVERAAAAQPVARPDKASLYFYTSHAPGQLARVLTLVASHSLNLSKLQSCPRPSQPWHYGFHADVEFEAPAQLAALLAELPAVTEELRVLGAYQRGSMVFGEELANERQADRKEASRLQL
- a CDS encoding alpha/beta fold hydrolase, with the translated sequence MRHLLLLFLAVASLSAAAQTKPAADRVPHHFFTLANFKTESGTVLPKALVGYGTYGHLNAKRDNAVLLPSHYMAGHRGYEWLIGPGKCLDTTKLFLVTTELFGNGHSSSPSNTPEPFHGPRFPVMTIRDNVQAVHELLTKELKITHLRALIGFSMGAEQAFQWAVSYPTFADRIVATSGTAKNYPHGVVRLEGQIAALTADEAFKNGDYTAPPTKGLEAFATVWTGWLFSQEWWRRELWRTDEKPGTTFEQVLNNFRTHFIPGADANDLIAQMRTWEYHNVGTTPGFGGDVEKALRSIKVPLLYMPSETDLYFPVGDARYEAAFIPGVQLLPIPSLWGHTAGAASNPADAKFLNENIGKFLAGK
- a CDS encoding prephenate dehydrogenase, giving the protein MTAITIIGLGLIGGSLALSLRQHGLADRLIGVEANPASARRALELGLVDEIDSGLAAAVVAASLVIVAVPMDAMLTVLPQVLDIIFDNQVVIDVGSTKGSLLAAVASHPRRGRFVAVHPMAGTEYSGPDAAVRGLFEGKTLVVCDAEASDPDAVQVVETLFRALPMRVLHLGAADHDLHTAYVSHISHLTSFALALTVLEKERRGEQRIFDLAGGGFASTVRLAKSAPATWVPIFRQNRENVLDVLDEHLLQLNKLRELLAGEDYPGLTRQLEHANEIKKIIP